A single Nicotiana tabacum cultivar K326 chromosome 5, ASM71507v2, whole genome shotgun sequence DNA region contains:
- the LOC142180979 gene encoding uncharacterized protein LOC142180979 codes for MYGKLRGDFDRVPWRKLVHNNIGVPKWNFIVFLAAHRRLMTKDRLRGLGYVEDVTCSLCNSEKETVDHLFFKCTYSSRVWTTMLQRQGIQRQPMMWANELEWAGKYYKGRSTTTELYKLVLAGTLYYIWQERNDRIFKGVQ; via the coding sequence ATGTATGGGAAACTGAGGGGTGACTTTGATAGAGTACCATGGAGGAAACTGGTGCACAACAACATTGGAGTGCCAAAATGGAACTTTATAGTTTTCCTAGCCGCACATAGAAGGTTGATGACTAAAGACAGGTTGAGGGGTTTGGGCTATGTGGAAGATGTAACATGTTCTTTATGTAACAGTGAGAAGGAGACAGTAGATCATTTGTTTTTTAAATGTACTTATTCATCGAGAGTATGGACAACAATGCTGCAACGACAAGGGATTCAGAGGCAACCAATGATGTGGGCAAATGAACTTGAATGGGCAGGAAAGTACTATAAAGGAAGGAGCACAACAACTGAGTTATATAAACTTGTACTAGCAGGAACCTTGTACTACATATGGCAAGAGAGGAATGACAGGATCTTCAAAGGAGTGCAATGA